A single region of the Gemmatimonas sp. UBA7669 genome encodes:
- a CDS encoding S41 family peptidase, with the protein MRSCHVPSQGDTLRLCLAFIASLSLSASLSASLSALLPAPLTAQTTTPRTDEPTRLLRQPSISSTHIAFTYGSDVWIVDRSGGVARRITSTAAVESDPRLSPDGQWIAFTSNRSGTPAVYVVSAQGGEPQRLTWYPAPALARGWSPDGQRVLYATTYGTAPSAYHRLWSVSRSGGPSTPVTVGWGFDGRWAPDGRTVVVDRMTRWDPEWRSYRGGQNIPLRLLDVQSKEETLIPNPDRSTDLQPHVLNGKVYFLSDRDWVSNVWAYDIASKALSQITRFRDVDVKWLGAGGGQLVFEQDGYLHTLDPATGRSQRVAITVRGDFPWAATRWEDVTRSVAAASLSPTGKRILFEARGEVFTVPVEQGDTRNLTRSSGAADRAPSWSPDGKQVAWFSDEGSGYRLHIANQDGTGTPRRIELGESKMAWEPVWSPDGKRLAFVDHVTRVRIVDVASGRISTADVGGASNDRGSMGLSWSPDSKWLAYSKTYPNNFRRITAWNSETGTVSPLTDAMAHAVQPAFDKDGRHLWFLASTNLGLASGWANTSAGLADPQYGVYVMVLRSGDPTPFPHKSDEEAAPPPPKPDTGAVQVRIDLEGLDRRIVVTSLPVRRYADVQTAGKGVVFVSERVENQPGVTLHKFNLADGKTEVFTRGVSRVSVSHDGKKILLQNGQQWTVTGTEAPPQAGRGTVAVALRMQLDRLAEWRQVFDEVWHFERDFFYDPDMHGNDWDAVRERYRPLVPHIRHQADLAYVVDLVNGELSVGHSYVSAGDLPPVDTSRVGTLGADLVLENGRWRIARILTTESWNPGLGAPLDRPGLRVKAGDYLLAVNGDALTANDDPYRLLDGTADRQTTLLINSRPSTDSAWSITVVPAGNENALRQRAWVEDNRRKVDSLSRGRLAYAWIPNTSAPGTTSFDRYVFAQQDRQGAIIDERYNGGGSLDDYMVDYLTRSLRGALTNHVPGGAPSALPQGVLGPKALIVNERAGSGGDYFPWAFRQQKAGVIVGTRTWGGLVSAASHYPMVNGLSVTAPVIRVFDPVNNQWIAENEGVAPDIEVIVDEKSAAAGRDPQLERAVSEVLKAVDTQGVRRITPPPMTRPARRR; encoded by the coding sequence ATGCGATCCTGCCACGTTCCGTCTCAAGGCGACACGCTGCGCCTCTGCCTGGCATTCATCGCCAGCCTGTCGCTGTCCGCGTCGCTGTCCGCGTCGCTGTCCGCCCTACTGCCCGCCCCGCTCACGGCGCAGACCACCACGCCGCGCACTGACGAACCCACACGTCTGCTGCGACAGCCCTCCATCTCGTCCACCCACATTGCCTTCACCTACGGATCCGATGTCTGGATCGTGGATCGCAGTGGCGGTGTCGCGCGACGCATCACCAGTACGGCGGCCGTCGAGAGCGACCCGCGCCTCTCCCCCGATGGCCAGTGGATTGCCTTTACGTCCAATCGCAGCGGCACACCCGCCGTGTATGTGGTGAGTGCGCAGGGCGGCGAACCACAGCGTCTCACCTGGTATCCCGCCCCGGCGCTGGCGCGTGGCTGGAGTCCCGATGGACAGCGCGTGCTGTACGCCACCACCTATGGGACGGCGCCCTCGGCGTATCATCGCCTCTGGTCGGTGTCGCGGAGCGGTGGCCCATCCACACCCGTGACCGTCGGCTGGGGCTTCGACGGACGCTGGGCGCCCGATGGGCGCACGGTCGTGGTGGATCGCATGACGCGCTGGGATCCCGAGTGGCGCTCGTACCGCGGCGGACAGAACATCCCGCTGCGCCTGCTCGATGTGCAGAGCAAGGAAGAAACACTCATCCCCAATCCCGATCGCAGCACGGACCTGCAGCCGCATGTGCTGAACGGCAAGGTGTATTTCCTGTCCGATCGTGATTGGGTCAGCAACGTGTGGGCCTATGACATCGCGTCGAAAGCCCTGTCGCAAATCACGCGCTTTCGTGATGTGGACGTGAAGTGGCTGGGCGCCGGCGGAGGACAGTTGGTGTTCGAGCAGGACGGCTACCTTCACACACTCGACCCGGCGACCGGCCGATCCCAGCGCGTGGCCATCACCGTGCGCGGCGACTTCCCCTGGGCGGCCACACGCTGGGAGGACGTCACGCGCAGTGTGGCCGCGGCGTCGCTTTCCCCCACCGGCAAGCGCATTCTCTTCGAAGCGCGCGGTGAAGTGTTCACTGTGCCCGTTGAGCAGGGCGACACACGCAATCTCACACGCAGTTCCGGCGCCGCCGACCGCGCGCCCAGCTGGTCACCCGATGGCAAGCAGGTGGCCTGGTTCAGTGATGAGGGCAGTGGGTATCGCCTGCACATCGCCAATCAGGACGGCACCGGCACGCCGAGGCGCATCGAGCTTGGTGAATCGAAGATGGCCTGGGAGCCCGTCTGGTCGCCTGATGGCAAGCGCCTCGCGTTTGTCGACCATGTCACGCGGGTGCGCATCGTGGATGTCGCCAGCGGCCGCATCAGCACGGCCGATGTCGGCGGCGCGTCCAACGATCGTGGCAGCATGGGCCTTTCGTGGTCACCCGACTCGAAGTGGCTGGCGTACAGCAAGACCTATCCCAACAACTTCCGTCGCATCACGGCGTGGAATTCTGAGACGGGTACGGTCTCGCCACTGACCGACGCCATGGCGCATGCCGTGCAGCCGGCCTTCGACAAGGACGGACGCCATCTCTGGTTCCTGGCCAGCACGAACCTGGGCCTGGCCAGTGGCTGGGCCAACACCAGCGCCGGTCTCGCCGATCCGCAGTACGGGGTGTACGTGATGGTGCTGCGCAGCGGTGATCCCACGCCCTTCCCGCACAAGAGCGATGAAGAGGCCGCGCCGCCGCCGCCCAAGCCCGACACGGGTGCGGTGCAGGTGCGCATCGATCTCGAGGGCCTCGATCGTCGCATCGTGGTCACCTCGCTGCCCGTGCGCCGCTACGCTGACGTACAGACGGCCGGCAAGGGTGTCGTTTTTGTCAGTGAGCGCGTGGAGAATCAGCCCGGCGTCACGCTCCACAAGTTCAACCTCGCCGACGGCAAGACGGAGGTCTTCACGCGCGGCGTCAGCCGCGTCTCCGTCTCGCACGATGGCAAGAAGATCCTGCTGCAGAATGGGCAGCAGTGGACCGTGACCGGCACGGAAGCGCCGCCGCAGGCGGGTCGTGGCACGGTCGCCGTGGCGCTGCGCATGCAGCTGGATCGGCTGGCCGAATGGCGACAGGTGTTCGACGAAGTCTGGCACTTCGAACGGGATTTCTTCTACGATCCCGACATGCACGGCAACGACTGGGATGCGGTGCGTGAACGCTATCGCCCACTCGTGCCGCACATTCGCCATCAGGCTGACCTGGCCTATGTGGTGGATCTCGTGAACGGCGAGCTGTCCGTGGGACACAGCTACGTGAGCGCCGGTGACCTGCCGCCGGTGGACACGTCGCGCGTTGGTACGCTGGGTGCCGATCTCGTTCTCGAGAACGGCCGCTGGCGCATCGCGCGCATCCTCACCACCGAGAGCTGGAATCCCGGCCTTGGTGCGCCACTCGACCGACCGGGATTGCGCGTGAAGGCCGGAGACTATCTGCTCGCCGTCAACGGGGACGCGCTCACGGCCAACGATGATCCCTATCGTCTGCTCGACGGGACCGCCGACCGGCAGACCACCTTGCTCATCAACTCGCGGCCCAGCACCGACAGCGCGTGGAGCATCACGGTGGTGCCCGCGGGCAACGAGAACGCCTTGCGTCAGCGCGCCTGGGTGGAAGACAATCGCCGCAAGGTCGATTCGCTGTCCCGGGGGCGTCTGGCGTATGCCTGGATTCCCAACACCAGCGCGCCGGGCACCACCAGCTTTGATCGCTATGTGTTTGCCCAGCAGGATCGGCAGGGCGCGATCATCGACGAGCGCTACAACGGCGGCGGGTCACTCGATGACTACATGGTGGACTATCTCACGCGCAGCCTGCGCGGCGCACTCACCAATCATGTGCCCGGTGGCGCCCCCTCGGCACTGCCGCAGGGCGTGCTCGGGCCCAAGGCACTCATCGTGAACGAACGCGCCGGCAGCGGCGGTGACTACTTCCCGTGGGCGTTCCGTCAGCAGAAGGCCGGCGTCATTGTTGGCACCCGCACCTGGGGCGGTCTGGTGAGTGCCGCGTCGCACTACCCCATGGTCAACGGGCTCAGTGTCACCGCGCCGGTCATTCGCGTGTTCGATCCCGTCAACAACCAGTGGATCGCCGAGAATGAGGGCGTGGCGCCTGACATCGAGGTGATCGTGGACGAGAAGAGCGCAGCCGCCGGGCGCGATCCGCAGTTGGAGCGTGCAGTGAGCGAGGTGCTCAAGGCGGTGGACACGCAGGGTGTACGTCGCATCACGCCGCCGCCCATGACCCGGCCCGCGCGTCGGCGCTAA
- a CDS encoding serine/threonine-protein kinase, whose protein sequence is MSSATQEFLTVQSALIGEYSLQRELGRGGMGVVYLARDVQLDRDVAIKVLPPELAANAVARERFLREARTAAGLSHPHIVPIHRVGEAQGVVFFVMSYIAGETLGQRLRTQGPLPPGDVARVLREVAWALAYAHGRGIVHRDIKPDNILIEEGSGRAMVTDFGIASDMERAALTPAPLMGTAHYISPEHASGAALDGRSDLYALGVVGYLALSGRYPFDGETVPALLLAQATQSAPSLRTVAPGVPAALEAAIARCLARDPAERFADGEALAAALAPAPEPRSQLAPGLRAWLAARNPLMLPYSGWMAGFSVLTAGNLVAWVTGNRPDGPADIALLAGIAAAPLLPIIGYHINQARRQFRAGHSLADLRAAIDVARRERVEAAALSHADTESPVHRALRYATFASTSWLAVTVGLVVQGVLHENRSPIWMVLSPVGATLLTVAVSNALDVRFVSPRVREWWMSGIRDRLWNSRVGAWLSRKLGAPSRSRALEAGGFRATEVALGVAAQDLYEALPSAQREALTDLPATLAALEAEAADARAAVALLDGAAREAAAQRLARAVAALETLRLDLLRLHAGSTDLAPLTTLIDAVRHLGDEVDRLVDARADVDRLLPP, encoded by the coding sequence ATGAGCTCGGCCACGCAGGAGTTCCTCACCGTTCAATCGGCGCTGATTGGCGAATATTCGCTGCAGCGCGAGCTGGGGCGTGGTGGCATGGGGGTCGTGTACCTCGCACGCGATGTCCAGCTCGACCGCGATGTGGCCATCAAGGTGCTGCCACCGGAGCTTGCTGCCAATGCCGTGGCGCGCGAGCGCTTTCTGCGCGAGGCCCGTACGGCCGCCGGCCTGTCACACCCGCACATCGTGCCCATTCACCGTGTCGGTGAAGCGCAGGGCGTGGTGTTCTTCGTGATGAGTTACATCGCCGGCGAAACGCTCGGACAGCGCCTGCGCACGCAGGGACCGCTGCCGCCGGGCGATGTGGCGCGCGTACTGCGCGAAGTGGCATGGGCGCTGGCTTACGCACACGGCCGCGGCATTGTCCATCGGGACATCAAACCCGACAACATCCTCATCGAAGAAGGCAGCGGCCGCGCGATGGTGACGGACTTCGGCATTGCCTCGGACATGGAGCGCGCTGCGCTGACCCCCGCGCCGCTGATGGGGACGGCGCACTACATCAGTCCCGAACATGCGTCTGGCGCAGCGCTCGACGGACGCAGTGATCTGTACGCGCTGGGCGTGGTTGGTTACCTCGCACTCAGCGGTCGCTATCCGTTTGACGGCGAGACCGTGCCCGCCCTGCTGTTGGCACAGGCCACGCAGTCTGCCCCCAGTCTGCGCACGGTTGCTCCCGGTGTTCCGGCGGCACTCGAGGCGGCCATTGCCCGTTGTCTGGCTCGCGATCCGGCCGAGCGCTTTGCCGATGGCGAAGCCTTGGCGGCAGCGCTGGCGCCTGCGCCGGAGCCGCGCAGCCAGCTCGCACCGGGACTTCGCGCCTGGCTGGCTGCGCGCAACCCGCTGATGCTGCCATACAGTGGGTGGATGGCCGGCTTCAGTGTGCTCACCGCGGGCAATCTGGTGGCATGGGTCACAGGCAATCGTCCCGACGGCCCCGCTGACATTGCGCTGCTGGCTGGTATTGCCGCGGCGCCACTGCTGCCCATCATCGGATATCACATCAACCAGGCACGCCGCCAGTTTCGTGCCGGTCATTCCCTTGCCGATCTGCGCGCGGCCATCGACGTGGCGCGGCGCGAGCGGGTGGAGGCGGCGGCGCTGTCGCACGCGGATACCGAGTCGCCCGTACATCGTGCGCTGCGCTATGCCACGTTCGCTTCCACGTCATGGCTCGCAGTGACGGTGGGGCTCGTGGTGCAAGGTGTGCTGCACGAGAATCGCTCGCCCATCTGGATGGTGTTGTCGCCGGTCGGTGCCACGCTGCTCACGGTGGCGGTGAGCAATGCACTCGATGTGCGCTTCGTCTCGCCGCGTGTGCGCGAGTGGTGGATGTCGGGAATCAGGGATCGACTCTGGAACAGCCGGGTTGGTGCGTGGCTCTCGCGCAAGCTGGGCGCGCCGTCGCGCTCGCGGGCGCTGGAAGCCGGTGGGTTCCGCGCGACGGAAGTGGCGCTGGGTGTCGCCGCGCAGGACCTGTACGAGGCCCTGCCGTCGGCTCAGCGTGAGGCGCTCACGGACCTGCCGGCCACCCTGGCGGCGCTCGAGGCAGAAGCGGCGGATGCACGCGCGGCGGTGGCGCTGCTCGACGGTGCCGCGCGCGAGGCGGCTGCGCAGCGGCTGGCCAGGGCGGTGGCGGCGCTCGAAACGTTGCGGCTCGACTTGTTGCGTCTGCACGCCGGCTCCACCGATCTGGCGCCACTCACCACACTGATCGACGCCGTTCGTCACCTGGGGGACGAAGTGGATCGCCTGGTGGATGCGCGCGCCGACGTTGATCGCTTGCTGCCACCCTGA
- a CDS encoding LysR family transcriptional regulator: MDSTLLRAFLETADSGALSRAASQLGLSQPSLTAQIQRLERHLGVELFDRHGRGVTLTDAGRALYPRARRLLDELRETEDAVRREGLDGPDTLRVGAIPTVAPYVLPAALRRMQVRNAATRVELREDYSAVLARLLHEGELDVLIAAQPYPFEHVAIESLGSDALVVAVPASHPAARAGRITLAQLRDTPAVTLDPAHCLGEQVAGFCSRQQVLPSVVCRSAQLATVLELVGAEVGLSIVPAMAAARHNTPQCAYVPLADHTLHREIVAVWRRGAQRSAVAEAFVDCVREVVRGR; encoded by the coding sequence ATGGACAGCACACTTCTGCGCGCCTTCCTCGAAACGGCCGACTCCGGTGCTCTGAGCCGTGCCGCCTCCCAACTGGGTCTGTCGCAGCCATCGCTGACGGCCCAGATCCAGCGCCTCGAACGGCACCTTGGCGTCGAACTCTTCGATCGCCATGGGCGTGGCGTGACGTTGACGGATGCCGGGCGTGCGCTGTATCCGCGGGCCCGGCGTCTGCTCGACGAGCTGCGCGAGACGGAGGACGCGGTGCGGCGGGAGGGTCTGGACGGCCCTGATACGCTGCGCGTGGGCGCCATTCCGACGGTGGCGCCCTATGTGTTGCCGGCCGCCCTCCGGCGCATGCAGGTGCGCAATGCGGCGACTCGCGTGGAGCTGCGAGAAGACTACAGCGCCGTGTTGGCGCGCCTGCTGCACGAGGGCGAGCTCGATGTGCTCATCGCGGCGCAGCCCTATCCGTTTGAGCATGTCGCGATCGAGTCACTGGGCAGCGACGCGCTGGTGGTGGCGGTGCCGGCATCGCATCCGGCCGCGCGCGCGGGGCGCATCACGCTGGCCCAGCTGCGCGATACGCCGGCGGTGACACTCGACCCGGCGCACTGTCTGGGCGAACAGGTGGCCGGCTTCTGCAGCCGTCAGCAGGTGCTGCCGTCGGTGGTGTGCCGCAGCGCGCAACTGGCTACCGTGCTCGAGTTGGTGGGTGCGGAGGTGGGGCTGTCCATTGTGCCGGCCATGGCTGCCGCTCGGCACAACACACCGCAGTGCGCGTACGTGCCGCTCGCAGACCACACGCTGCACCGCGAGATCGTGGCCGTGTGGCGACGTGGGGCGCAGCGCAGCGCGGTGGCCGAGGCCTTTGTGGACTGCGTGCGCGAGGTGGTACGCGGGCGCTAG
- a CDS encoding alpha/beta family hydrolase yields the protein MNRARNRDRKSDRWLSRIRRVWITAGLVFTVVFTGWSLWAYRADADAHAALASDDQVMVQHDDGVWSFVPTRGDSSRRDGAALVFFPGALVDPVAYAPLLRAVAAGGYRAYLVEIPRRAAFGGTDSPELEARLARVVAGAASPARWVAAGHSKGGVVASTVASQQRPGFSGLVLIGTSHPRDVDLSGLTVPVTKIVGTHDGLASRAEVESNRGKLPLSTRWEWVEGGNHSQFGWYGFQPGDRWPHITADAQRDLMIRRVLDMLADVTGHPPSLPLS from the coding sequence ATGAACCGCGCCCGCAATCGCGACCGCAAGAGCGACCGCTGGCTTTCACGCATTCGGCGTGTCTGGATTACCGCCGGACTGGTGTTCACGGTGGTCTTCACTGGCTGGTCACTCTGGGCCTATCGCGCGGACGCCGATGCACACGCCGCGCTGGCCAGCGATGATCAGGTGATGGTGCAACACGACGACGGGGTGTGGTCGTTTGTCCCCACGCGTGGCGATTCGTCCCGACGTGACGGTGCTGCGCTGGTATTCTTTCCGGGGGCGTTGGTGGACCCGGTGGCGTATGCGCCGCTGCTGCGCGCGGTGGCCGCCGGCGGGTACCGCGCGTATCTCGTGGAGATTCCGCGCCGTGCCGCGTTTGGCGGCACAGATTCCCCGGAGCTCGAGGCGCGCCTCGCGCGCGTGGTGGCTGGCGCCGCGTCTCCGGCCCGCTGGGTGGCGGCGGGGCATTCGAAGGGCGGTGTGGTCGCGAGTACCGTCGCTTCGCAGCAGCGGCCGGGTTTCTCCGGGCTCGTACTCATTGGCACGTCGCATCCGCGGGACGTGGACCTCAGCGGACTCACGGTGCCCGTGACAAAAATTGTGGGCACGCATGACGGACTGGCGAGTCGCGCGGAGGTGGAGAGCAATCGTGGCAAGCTGCCGCTTTCGACGCGCTGGGAGTGGGTCGAGGGGGGCAATCACTCGCAGTTCGGCTGGTACGGATTCCAGCCGGGTGATCGCTGGCCGCACATCACGGCGGACGCGCAGCGGGACCTCATGATTCGCCGGGTCCTGGACATGCTCGCCGACGTGACGGGACATCCACCCTCGCTGCCGTTATCGTAG
- a CDS encoding DUF5655 domain-containing protein: MRPKRPNSPNDMMQAVSASMQERTGKTLEEWVALVQASGLDALDQNAVRRWLKSTHGVLQNSQWAIADAAARAAGWTAPTVDEYVAQQYDGAKAALRPVYDRLQALLTALGPDVVVEGRATYIPFVRARQFVAVAAATRTRVDVGLRYTKAPRSTLLVESAAPGQATHKLSLQTVSDITTEVEQLLRAAYEQNG; encoded by the coding sequence ATGCGCCCCAAGAGGCCCAACAGCCCCAATGACATGATGCAGGCCGTCTCGGCCAGTATGCAGGAACGGACGGGCAAGACACTCGAGGAATGGGTGGCGCTGGTGCAAGCCAGCGGACTCGACGCACTCGATCAGAACGCCGTGCGTCGCTGGCTCAAGAGCACGCATGGTGTGCTGCAGAACTCGCAGTGGGCCATTGCCGATGCCGCAGCGCGTGCGGCGGGGTGGACGGCGCCCACGGTAGACGAATACGTGGCGCAGCAGTACGACGGCGCCAAGGCTGCGCTGCGTCCCGTGTATGATCGACTGCAGGCCTTGCTCACCGCGCTGGGCCCCGACGTAGTGGTCGAGGGGCGCGCCACCTACATCCCGTTCGTGCGCGCGCGCCAGTTCGTGGCGGTGGCTGCGGCAACCAGGACGCGGGTGGATGTCGGGCTTCGATACACCAAGGCGCCGCGGTCAACGCTGCTGGTTGAATCCGCGGCGCCTGGTCAGGCCACGCACAAGTTGTCGCTGCAGACGGTATCGGACATTACCACCGAGGTGGAGCAGTTGCTGCGCGCGGCGTACGAGCAGAACGGGTAG
- the katG gene encoding catalase/peroxidase HPI: MEGHKSETGGKCPVMHGHGAPARATSMAGRGNRDWWPNALNLGILRQHSSLSNPLPGFSYREALKDLDVEALKADLVQLQTDSKDWWPADYGHYGPFFVRMAWHSAGTYRTADGRGGAGSGTQRFAPLNSWPDNGNLDKARRLLWPIKQKYGNKISWADLMILAADVGMETMGFKPFGFGFGREDVWEPEQDIYWGSEGEWLATSEKENSRYSGDRELENPLAAVQMGLIYVNPEGPDGKPDPMASARDIRETFARMAMNDEETVALVAGGHTFGKMHGAGDTALVGPEPEGAPIEAMGFGWLNSFGSGKGEHTTTSGLEGAWTPNPIKWDNGYFDTLFGFEWELTKSPAGAHIWEPTDKEASLVVPDAHVPGKKVRPAMSTADIALRTDPKYLEISKRFHANPQEFHDAFARAWFKLTHRDMGPKARYLGPLVPQEDLLWQDPIPAVNHPLIDAQDIDALKSKILASGLSISHLVYVAWSAASTFRGSDKRGGANGARIRLNPARNWEVNQPAKLAKALEIYETIQAEFNASATGGKKVSLADLIVLGGAAAIEQAAERAGFVVSVPFTPGRMDASQEQTDVESYAVLEPQADGFRNYQKARYTTSPEELLVDKAQLLTLTAPEMTVLVGGLRVLGANYAAAKHGVFTDRPETLSNDFFVNLLDMGTAWKPVAPGADVYEGRDRSTGDVKWTATRVDLIFGSNSELRALSEVYAQNDSKQKFVSDFVAAWTKVMELDRF, translated from the coding sequence ATGGAAGGACACAAGAGCGAAACCGGTGGCAAGTGCCCCGTGATGCATGGCCATGGCGCGCCGGCGCGCGCGACCTCCATGGCGGGTCGCGGTAACCGCGACTGGTGGCCCAACGCGCTCAACCTCGGCATTCTGCGTCAGCACTCGTCACTGTCGAATCCCCTGCCCGGTTTTTCGTACCGCGAGGCGCTCAAGGATCTCGACGTCGAGGCGCTCAAGGCCGATCTGGTGCAGCTCCAGACGGACTCCAAGGACTGGTGGCCGGCCGACTACGGGCACTATGGCCCGTTCTTCGTGCGCATGGCCTGGCACAGCGCGGGCACGTATCGCACGGCCGACGGCCGCGGCGGCGCCGGCAGTGGCACGCAGCGTTTTGCGCCGCTCAACAGCTGGCCGGACAACGGCAATCTCGACAAGGCCCGCCGTCTCCTGTGGCCCATCAAGCAGAAGTACGGCAACAAGATTTCGTGGGCGGATCTGATGATCCTTGCCGCCGACGTGGGCATGGAAACGATGGGATTCAAGCCCTTCGGCTTCGGCTTCGGTCGTGAGGATGTCTGGGAGCCCGAGCAGGACATTTATTGGGGCAGCGAGGGCGAGTGGCTCGCCACCAGCGAGAAGGAAAACAGCCGCTACTCCGGTGACCGCGAGCTCGAGAACCCGCTGGCCGCCGTGCAGATGGGCCTCATCTACGTGAACCCTGAAGGTCCCGACGGCAAGCCCGACCCGATGGCCTCGGCGCGCGACATTCGCGAGACGTTTGCGCGCATGGCCATGAACGACGAGGAGACGGTGGCCCTTGTGGCCGGCGGTCACACCTTCGGCAAGATGCACGGTGCCGGTGACACGGCGCTCGTTGGCCCCGAGCCCGAAGGCGCCCCCATTGAAGCCATGGGCTTCGGGTGGCTCAACAGCTTCGGCAGCGGCAAGGGTGAGCACACCACCACGTCGGGTCTCGAAGGCGCGTGGACACCCAACCCCATCAAGTGGGACAACGGCTACTTCGACACGCTCTTCGGCTTTGAGTGGGAGCTCACCAAGAGTCCGGCCGGCGCGCACATCTGGGAGCCCACCGACAAGGAGGCCTCGCTCGTTGTGCCGGACGCGCACGTGCCGGGCAAGAAGGTGCGGCCCGCCATGTCCACGGCCGACATCGCACTGCGCACCGACCCCAAGTATCTCGAGATCTCCAAGCGTTTCCACGCCAACCCGCAGGAATTCCACGACGCCTTTGCGCGCGCGTGGTTCAAGCTCACGCACCGTGACATGGGCCCGAAGGCCCGCTACCTCGGCCCGCTCGTGCCGCAGGAAGACCTGCTGTGGCAGGACCCGATTCCGGCCGTGAATCACCCGCTCATCGACGCGCAGGACATCGATGCGCTCAAGAGCAAGATTCTGGCCTCGGGTCTGTCCATCTCGCACCTCGTGTACGTGGCGTGGTCAGCGGCGTCCACCTTCCGCGGCTCCGACAAGCGCGGGGGCGCCAATGGTGCGCGCATCCGTCTCAATCCGGCGCGCAACTGGGAGGTCAACCAGCCGGCCAAGCTGGCCAAGGCGCTCGAGATCTACGAGACCATCCAGGCCGAATTCAACGCGTCGGCCACCGGCGGCAAGAAGGTCTCGCTGGCCGATCTCATCGTGCTTGGCGGCGCGGCAGCCATTGAGCAGGCGGCCGAACGCGCGGGCTTTGTGGTGAGCGTGCCCTTCACGCCGGGCCGCATGGATGCCTCGCAGGAGCAGACCGACGTGGAGTCGTATGCGGTGCTCGAGCCGCAGGCTGATGGCTTCCGCAACTATCAGAAGGCCCGGTACACCACCTCGCCGGAAGAACTGCTGGTGGACAAGGCGCAGCTGCTCACGCTCACTGCGCCCGAGATGACCGTGCTGGTAGGTGGCCTGCGCGTGCTCGGCGCCAACTACGCCGCGGCCAAGCACGGCGTGTTCACCGATCGTCCGGAGACGCTGAGCAACGACTTCTTCGTCAACCTGCTCGACATGGGCACGGCGTGGAAGCCGGTAGCGCCTGGCGCCGACGTATACGAAGGCCGCGATCGCAGCACGGGGGACGTG